The Mytilus galloprovincialis chromosome 2, xbMytGall1.hap1.1, whole genome shotgun sequence genome has a window encoding:
- the LOC143062047 gene encoding neuroligin-4, X-linked-like: protein MSSRLILLTAAFCTGQCLLVRETVFGNVRGKISTRVPERQVEEYLGIPYASPTIGHLRFKRPQDPMAWKPSVLKTNELPPACPQPYISYIDFHKPGFMNFDEDCLYMNIYVPKVDKVALPVLFFIHGGGNVVGMGAMFDGDILAAHGEIIVITFNYRLNDLGFYADPSNGIKGNNGLMDQVLAMKWVNRNIKYFNGDPSKVTIHGHSAGAMDAALHLLSNLTQGLFRNVIIHSCSPFSILALSSCVRTTRVSAIPEDCRHGTSYVYRDEEQDAINKLIEGGAVHDYLTTYRPEVKVPSDLLTTDALYNNH, encoded by the exons ATGTCTTCAAGACTTATTCTTTTGACGGCCGCTTTCTGTACGGGTCAGTGTTTATTAGTCAGGGAGACGGTTTTCGGGAATGTCCGTGGAAAAATATCTACACGTGTTCCAGAAAGACAAGTTGAAGAATACCTTGGTATTCCATATGCATCTCCAACTATAGGTCATTTACGCTTTAAG AGGCCGCAGGACCCAATGGCATGGAAGCCTTCAGTTTTAAAAACGAATGAACTCCCACCAGCGTGTCCGCAGCCGTATATCAGCTATATAGATTTTCATAAACCAGGGTTTATGAACTTTGATGAAGACTGCCtttatatgaacatttatgtACCAAAA GTCGACAAAGTGGCACTgccagttttattttttattcatggaGGTGGAAACGTAGTTGGAATGGGAGCCATGTTTGATGGAGATATACTTGCGGCACATGGAGAAATAATTGTTATAACCTTCAATTATAGACTTAACGATCTTG GGTTTTATGCAGATCCAAGTAATGGAATAAAGGGTAACAACGGCCTAATGGACCAGGTATTGGCTATGAAATGGGTAAACAGAAATATCAAGTATTTCAATGGTGACCCATCAAAGGTTACCATACATGGACATAGTGCTGGAGCTATGGATGCTGCTCTTCACTTACTCTCAAACTTAACTCAAG GTTTATTCAGAAATGTAATTATCCACAGTTGCTCACCATTTTCCATTTTGGCGTTATCTTCTTGTGTTAGAACAACTCGAGTGTCAGCAATCCCAGAAGACTGCAGACATGGAACGAGTTATGTTTACCGTGATGAAGAACAAGATGCTATTAATAAATTGATAGAAGGAGGTGCTGTACATGATTATCTTACAACATATAGGCCTGAGGTAAAAG TGCCTTCCGATTTACTGACTACTGATGCCCTGTATAACAATCATTGA